The Bacillus vallismortis genome window below encodes:
- the topA gene encoding type I DNA topoisomerase, whose product MSDYLVIVESPAKAKTIERYLGKKYKVKASMGHVRDLPKSQMGVDIEQNFEPKYITIRGKGPVLKELKTAAKKAKKVYLAADPDREGEAIAWHLAHSLDLDLNSDCRVVFNEITKDAIKESFKHPRMINMDLVDAQQARRILDRLVGYKISPILWKKVKKGLSAGRVQSVALRLITDREKEINDFKPEEYWTIDGTFLKGQETFEGSFFGKNGKKLPLNSEADVKDILSQLKGNKYTVEKVTKKERKRNPALPFTTSTLQQEAARKLNFRAKKTMMIAQQLYEGIDLGREGTVGLITYMRTDSTRISNTAVDEAAAFIDQAYGKEFLGGKRKPAKKNESAQDAHEAIRPTSVLRKPSELKAVLGRDQMRLYKLIWERFVASQMAPAILDTMSVDLTNNGLTFRANGSKVKFSGFMKVYVEGKDDQMEENNRMLPDLQEGDTVLSKDIEPEQHFTQPPPRYTEARLVKTLEELGIGRPSTYAPTLDTIQRRGYVSLDNKRFIPTELGQIVLDLIMEFFPEIINVEFTAKMEKDLDHVEEGDTEWVKIIDNFYADFEKRVKKAEAEMKEVEIEPEYAGEDCELCSSPMVYKMGRYGKFLACSNFPDCRNTKPIVKQIGVKCPSCGEGNIVERKSKKKRVFYGCDRYPDCEFVSWDKPIERKCPKCEKMLVEKKLKKGIQVQCVECDYKEEPQK is encoded by the coding sequence ATGTCTGATTATCTAGTCATCGTGGAATCGCCTGCTAAGGCGAAAACGATTGAACGTTACTTAGGTAAAAAATATAAAGTAAAAGCATCAATGGGACATGTCCGAGATCTTCCAAAAAGTCAAATGGGAGTTGACATAGAACAGAATTTCGAACCAAAATATATTACCATTCGAGGTAAAGGCCCGGTATTAAAAGAGTTGAAAACGGCTGCGAAAAAAGCTAAAAAAGTATATCTCGCAGCCGACCCCGACAGAGAAGGGGAAGCGATTGCATGGCACTTGGCACACAGCCTTGATTTAGATCTCAATTCAGACTGCCGTGTGGTGTTTAACGAAATTACAAAAGACGCCATTAAGGAATCGTTTAAACATCCCCGCATGATCAATATGGATTTAGTGGATGCACAGCAGGCGAGACGTATTTTAGACAGGCTTGTCGGATACAAAATCAGTCCTATCCTATGGAAAAAAGTCAAGAAAGGGCTTAGCGCAGGCCGCGTTCAATCCGTTGCCCTCCGTTTGATTACTGACCGTGAAAAAGAAATTAACGACTTTAAGCCGGAGGAATATTGGACCATTGACGGTACGTTCTTAAAAGGACAGGAAACGTTCGAAGGGAGCTTTTTCGGAAAAAACGGCAAAAAACTTCCTTTAAATAGTGAAGCCGACGTAAAAGACATTCTTTCTCAGCTTAAAGGCAATAAATATACAGTTGAAAAAGTAACGAAAAAGGAACGTAAACGTAATCCGGCTTTGCCTTTTACCACTTCCACCCTGCAGCAGGAAGCGGCTCGCAAACTCAATTTCAGAGCGAAGAAAACGATGATGATTGCACAGCAATTATATGAAGGAATCGATCTTGGAAGAGAAGGAACTGTCGGTCTGATCACGTATATGAGAACGGATTCAACCCGTATTTCAAATACGGCGGTTGATGAAGCTGCTGCATTTATTGATCAGGCATACGGCAAAGAGTTCTTAGGCGGCAAACGAAAGCCTGCGAAAAAGAATGAAAGTGCCCAGGATGCCCACGAAGCCATCCGTCCGACATCAGTTCTCAGAAAACCTAGTGAATTAAAAGCAGTACTCGGCAGAGATCAGATGAGATTGTATAAATTAATTTGGGAGCGCTTTGTTGCCAGCCAAATGGCACCTGCAATTCTCGATACAATGAGTGTCGATCTGACAAACAATGGTTTGACATTTCGTGCAAATGGAAGTAAAGTCAAGTTTTCCGGGTTTATGAAGGTGTATGTTGAAGGAAAAGACGACCAAATGGAAGAAAATAACCGGATGCTGCCTGACTTACAAGAAGGCGACACGGTATTATCAAAAGATATAGAACCGGAGCAGCATTTTACCCAGCCGCCTCCGCGATATACCGAGGCACGACTCGTTAAAACTCTTGAAGAACTCGGTATCGGCCGTCCTTCCACGTATGCTCCGACGCTTGATACCATTCAGCGGCGCGGCTATGTGTCTTTGGATAATAAACGTTTTATTCCGACTGAACTAGGGCAGATCGTTCTTGACTTGATTATGGAATTTTTCCCTGAAATCATTAACGTTGAGTTTACAGCGAAAATGGAAAAAGACCTTGATCATGTTGAAGAAGGCGATACCGAATGGGTTAAGATTATTGATAACTTCTACGCGGATTTTGAAAAACGCGTGAAAAAAGCTGAAGCGGAAATGAAAGAAGTTGAAATCGAGCCTGAATATGCAGGGGAAGATTGTGAGTTGTGCAGTTCTCCAATGGTATATAAAATGGGCCGATACGGTAAATTCTTAGCTTGCTCCAACTTTCCGGATTGCCGGAACACAAAGCCGATTGTGAAACAAATCGGCGTGAAGTGCCCGAGCTGCGGTGAAGGAAATATTGTTGAACGAAAATCGAAAAAGAAACGGGTTTTTTACGGCTGTGACCGTTATCCGGACTGTGAATTCGTTTCCTGGGACAAACCAATTGAACGAAAATGCCCGAAATGCGAAAAAATGCTCGTCGAGAAAAAACTCAAAAAAGGCATACAAGTCCAATGCGTGGAATGCGATTATAAGGAAGAACCACAGAAGTAG